CCATTTTCTGTCTGATTTACTGGTAACCATCTCCTGTGCCACTCAACTGATTCCACCCTCAAGGTGCAGAGAGCTGCCCACAAAAATGCTTCTTGCTGGTCCATGgcccatccccagctggggaTGAGCCAATCCTGCCATATTGCAGGGTGTATTTTTAATCCCAACTGGAAAAGTATCaaatacaaaagaaacaaatttctCCTTCTATGTCCTCAAGGAGATTTCCCTTTAGAAATTGGAAATATTTGTCTCCAGGCAAATTTTGGCCCAAGAGAGCATTTCCTACTTTCCTAAAGAAACAGAGATTAAAACTAAATACCCAGAGCCATCAGGATGTAGCTGCCAgttcctgtgctcctgcaggctgAGGTGGCACCACAGCTGGATCCACAGCTGGATCCACAGCCCTACAGGACACTCCCACAATCCCACAACAGCACCTCtgttggaaggcacctctgCAGATCACCCAGAGCAGGTGACtcaggaatgtgtccaggtgggtttggaatgtgtccagagaaggagactccaccccttccctgggcagctgctccagggctctgccaccctccaCAGCAAGAATTCCTTCCTCATGCAGGTGGAACTCCTTGTGTTATAATTTATGGCCATTGCTTCTTGGCCTGCTCTGAAAAGAGCCTGACACCATCCTCTGACCCAGCCTGGAAATATTCCTACAGATTGATGGgatcccctctcagtcttcCTTTCTCCAGACTAAccaggcccagccctgcagtctCTCCTCACATGAAAGATGCTCCTGGCATCTTGCTCACATCACCTAAAACTTTTTATTGCAACACTTCAAACATGAACTCTTTCCACACCAAAGAACACCAGCAAGCATTCTTAAAATGTCTACAACAAGAAGTGATATTCCAGTTTGTACCCAGTGGTTCCCACACCTGGGGGGAAGACGCCTCCCACAGACACAGCAGGACTCAGATAATCCTGCTAATTGCTAACAAAATAAACCCTGCTTCCCAAGTTCTGAGTATGTcactggcagggtgggcaggccctggcacagatgcccagagcagctggggctgcccctggatccctggaagtgtccaaggccaggctggatggggtttggagcaacctgggacagtggaaagtgtccctgcccagggcaggggtgggactggatgggctttggaGTCCCCTCCAAACCAAATCACTCTGTCACTCTATGTACACAAAATGTAGAATCTGGAATTTACAAACACAGATCACAAAACCATCTGAGTGCTTTACTGAGTGCACTGGCAAACTGTATTTAATACATCATCTTTTTAACACCAATGAACTTCCTAAGATCACATCCTAGATGGACTTCTGAACAGTCtggatgaaaaaaatctctacCAAGCCAGGTTAATTCCTTCATTGGGGAACACAGGAAGGGCTTGAGTGCAAAGATGTCACCAAACAAGGTCTCCCTGACCAGAGAGCCCATTTAGGACCTGCAAAACCACTTACCAGGGCCCTACTTTGCTCTGTACACACAGCCCATGAGTCACCCCATCTAAAGCACTCGAACCTTTTCAATTCCATCCCTGCACTgtatgagaaaagaaaaatcaaacccGAGCTGTGGTTCTGCTAAGAGCAGGTGGAAGGAGCAGTGCACTCCTGTTCCCTGGTCCAAGTTCTGTagaggcagagctggcaaaCAGCACTGCAAGGTTTTATCTcagtgcacagcaaagcaggggCAGTGCACACAGCGTtcccacctgggcaggtaaTGCTGCAACAAGAGGGAATCTCAACTGGAGAACCCAGCAGCTGCCCACCCCCGCTGTGTCACCGCTGAGAGCCAACACAAAACACACAGGAGGAGAGAATGACAGAAGGTTTGGGGTTGGAAAGGGCCTTTAAAGGTCATTAGTCCAACCCCCCTGTCACGAGCAGGGACATCTCAGATCCGAGCAGGTTGCTCGGATCCTGGTCCAGCCTGACACTGAATgtttccaccacctccctgagcaaTTTGTTCCGATGTTTTAACACCCTTATGGTAAACACTTCTTTCTCACACTTAATCGAAACCGATCCTGCtccagtttaaaaccattacccgCAGTCCTATCGCAACAGGTGCCGCTAAAAACTCTGTCCTTATTTCTATTGCAGAGTCCCTTTAGGCCCCGGAAGGGGCTTTAGGGTCCCCCTGGAGCCTCTCTTCTCCAGAACATCCCGatccccccagagcagagctgctccacccCTCCCGCCAACTCCAACAGGTCCGCGTCCCTCCTTCCCGGGACGGAGAGCCCCGGCCGCGATCCGCACCCCCGACCCCAAGAGCTCCCAAGCGCCGCCGATCGCAGCCCCCGCGCTCCCGGACGGGCCTggggcagccccgggagccccgcgctgcgggcgggcgggcggcgggcggcgggatGTGCCGGAGGAGCCCGCGCTCGCCGCGCTCACCTTGCTGCACGTCGCCGTTGGCGCCGCCGGGCACGGGCACGGTGAGCTGGCGCTCGGGCTCGGGCAGGCAGCGGCGGCAGAAGgagtgcaggcagggcagcagcttgGGCTCGGCCTCCCGccggctctgcaggctctgcgCGCACACCGCGCACGTGTCCAGCAGCGAGAACGGCCCCGGCGCCGCGGGCGTCAGCGGCGGCACCGGGCtggggccgggccccgccgccgcacCGGGCCCCGGCGCCGCCTCGGCCTCGGcctcgccgccgccgcgctccgccgccgccgccccggggcTCTCGCGCTCCtcgggcggcgcggcggcggtCGGCGAGCCGGCGGGAGGCTCCAGACAGCCGCTGCCCCCCGGCGCGGCCTCGGCGGCCGcgtccccgccgccgccgcctcctttGTTTTCCGCCATGTTTCCTCCTTTGAACCCGACCCCGTTCCACGCACGCTCCGCGTCACCGCGTCACCGGGCGGGACCGGGCGGGACCGGCGCCGCGCACGCGCGCGCGCTCCCGCGGCAACGGCGCGGCCGGGAGGGCGGGTCGTGACGTCACGGAGAGGCGGGGCTCTAGGTCCAGAGGTGAGAGCCTATTGGGCGGTGGTGGCGGCAGGGGCGTGGCCGCGCCCCCTCGGAAACGCCCCCTGGACCGGATCACCGGGAATAGGGAATAACGCACCGGGAATAGGGAACCGGGCATCGGCAATAGGGAATAACGCATCGGGACTAGCACACCGGGCTGGGAATAACGCACCGGGCTGGGGAATATCCCATCGGGAGGGGGAATTCCGCACCGGGAGGGGGAATAACGCACCGGGAACGGCGCACCGGGCTGGGGAATAACGCACTGGGCTGGGGAATGTCCCATTGGGAGGGGGAATGCCGCAGCGAGGTGGGGATTACCCTTCCGGACGGGAAATGACACACACAGGCTGGGAAATAACCCACGGGGGAGGGGAATACCCCACGGGGACGGGGAATAACGCGTGAAGATGGGGAATACCCATCGGGGTGGGGAATAACGGATTAAGACGGGGAATATCCATCGGCATGGGGAATTCCCATTGGGATGGGGAATAACGTCCCGGGAAGGGGAATAACCCACCGGGAATAATGCACCGGGGTGGGGGAATGGGGCACCGGGACAGGGAAAAACCCATTGGGATAGGAAACAAAGCACTTGGATGGGGAACAGCCATGGGGAAGGGGAATATGGCACCGGGGTGGGGAATAATGGACCAGGATGGAGAACAGGGCACCAGGAACAGGAAATAGCAGACCTGGATTGGGAATATCCCACTGGGAtggtgagcagagcagcaggatggggaatGGCACACCAGCATAGGGAAAAGGGCActgggacacagagcagtgCATTGGGATGGGAGtcagagatggggacaggggacaggccAGTGGGAGCAGGAAGATCAGGAATTATGCCCTGGCATGAGGaacagggcaggaggtggcacgTGGCAGAACCTCTCTGGCCACGGAGAGCAACACACAACTTTCCCAGGCCTTTCTGAGGAAGGCTGTGAGGAGatagagaaaagagaaatgagaaacaattcttatcttcacttgctgcacctggAATCGTGAACATgtgagatttgtttaccaaagggtggtttcttaattagccaatggtGGTGGTGTTTGGACTGGAGGACCAATTAGGTCAACCTGTATCATAAATATATGATATTTGTATACTGTATTTGTATATTATCTGTATATCAAAGCAATGGGTTTCTTAATAATGATATAATAAAGAGATTGATCAGCCTTCTttgaatcatggagtcaatgctaattattacccaGCTGGggcctgctgcagtgacagtggCACCGGAGTCTCCTCTGTGggcactgcacagccccagtgctgcagagacttccccaccccaaattccagatTCCCCCCACTTCCCCTGCAGGGGATTCCCAGGGTCCCTCTGGCCCAACCATCTCCTCTCCACACCTCTGGGCTTTGGACATGAAgcagaaaccagagaaataGCAAAACAGGATTTATTAAAGGTGTAGGGGAAAACACAACAACACGAGCTCCGGCTTTAAGTGTATAAAAAGTGAAACAATTCACAGTACATGTAATGGTGCCTGTGATACATTTAAACAGCATGTTTAGAGTCCACCATACCTCCTCCCAGAatttaaaacaaggaaaagaaaggctgGAAATATCCTTTTACCACCTCACACAACTGCAACTAGAGGTGTCTACAGACACAGCATCTCCAAAGTGTGTCTGGGTTGTAGCTTTTAACACATGCAGCACTAAGATTAGTCAGGATTAATTCACTGAAAGTCCTGCTGGATGTTCTCCTTGTTTGCTTCCCCATGCTGCTGCTTGATttgtgaaatttcattttccagctgCACAATGGTTCGTTCAATCTCATAATTTTTACTGACAAGAGAGACCCAcctggaagggaaaagaaataaaaagagccTTTAGGTGTTATGTAACAgtcctctggaaaaaaatcaaagacaaCCATTGCTCCAAAGCAAGCAGAAACACTAAATAAAGCAGTATTCTTCCTAACACATGATAATCCTTAGCTGACATCAATGGTCATTGGAACAACCAAAGTGACAATGAGTAATTTTTAACCCTGTtaaacccaaaaccacaaaaaaattaatcactTGACTCATCCACCAACTGCCAATATTGAGAAGAGTTTAAGACAATTTAGGAAATTTGAAGCAGCTAATAAATATCCCCTCTTCCCACCTGCTGATTCACTCAACCTCAGTAATTACAAAATGGAAACAaactacaaatattttaaaacacttccTGCAAAGCAACAGTATCCTACAGCAGCACCAAAGGATCACTGAATTTCAAGTGGAAGAAGAATTCCAAGTGAATTTCAAGCAatggagaaagctgtggaagGGTTAACAGAGAAATGGCAATACTCACGTGGATTCCATCTCTCTCAGCTTAGCCCCAGCTGTGAGCTGCATGTTCTTCCTCTGCCAGTTCAGGTCTTGAATGTTTTTCCTGGGGAGAAAAAGACGTATTTgtatttcctcatttctttgGCATCTGCAGGACCTGTTGCTAATTTCCAAGTACACTCAACCCCTAGAAGTACTGCCAGAAAATATCTGTGTAGCCAGGACTGTAATGACAACATCCAGATGGACAAATCTCAGTACAGGGCTCACAGAGAACCCTGagataaatcaaaataaaaggtCAAACCAAACTTCAGGGAAGATGTCCTTACAGAGACAACTGCacattataaataaattatcaGGAGTGAAAAGAAAGCATCACTGCATTTCAGGGAGGATTCTACAAATCCAGAGCAGAGGttcaaacaaaccaaacacagaATTTTGAGTAGAACAGACATGATGAATGTAACTGCTTAGAGAGGGCAGGGTCACATTTCTTAATTATTGTTTTTACTGGGTCTTTTTCCCTGTgaccctggcagcagccagcacataCATCTTCCTCTGTACAGCACGGGGGGAGAGAAAGGTTTGCTTCCAATTTCagtacaaaaatataaataagaaTGACCCACCTCAATTTCTGAAGCTCTTTCTGGGCTTGTTCTATCATATGAACCAGGTGCCTGATGACAGAAAGCAAGCCAAGCATTAAAAGTACACAAATGGTAAACCAGCCCCATTTTCTCTGACATTTAACTTCTCAGAGTTAAGGATTCAACAAGTCCCTGCAGCACCTTGGCCCAGCCAGCAGATCCTTTACCTGCTTCCCTTCTCTCTGAGCTCAGGAACCCCCTGCCCTCTCTCACTTTGGCATTCCTCTGTCCTACTCTTTTACCTAAGGCTAAGCCAACCCTTCTCAAAAGTGGACATTAACATTCTCTGTCTGAAACAGCCCCAGTGCTTCCTGCAGCCACACTCTACAACCTTTTCTTGGCTTTTGCAGCAGCTTTATTACAGCTCCAGGCTAAGTCCAGGATCTGTAGTAACTCATCTTCATTTCCACTACTGAGTTGCTCCTTCACAGGCTATCACTAGCCTTAATTAACACCCACCATTATCAACAACAACCCACAACATTCAAGACAGAGATGTATTAAAGCACATGCTGTTTCTTGGCTACAGAGACAGCTTTGAGATCagcctcttctttctcttcaagGGGTTCATCTATCCCAGCCTATGTTCTAAAGACCCCCACTAGAATTACACCcaataaatacacagaaattcAACACAGAACTtggtgcccagcagagcagctgaggccTTACTCGTTGTACACCTTCCAGGCGTTGCAGCCGTGCTGGGACATGAGCTCCAGGTTCTCGATGCGCACAGCCtggtgctccagctgtgccatggaATTGTTCACACACTCCTGCCACGCCGTGATGTCGTTCTTCTGCCCGGAGGAGGGGGCAGGCAGCTCGTACCTGCAAAGGGCACGGCTCACCCCGGGGCACCACTCACCCGGGGCACCGGGCACGGCTCTCCCGGGGTACAGCTTGCCCAGGGCACGGCTCACCCGAGGTACAGTTTGCCCAGGGCACGGCTCACCCCGGGGCACCGGGCACGGCTCTCCCGGGGTACAGCTTGCCCAGGGCACGGCTCACCCCGGGGCACCACTCACCCGGGGCACCGGGCACGGCTCTCCCGGGGTACAGTTTGCCCAGGGCACGGCTCACCCCGGGGCACCGGGCACGGCTCTCCCGGGGCACAGCTTGCCCAGGGCACGGCTCACCCCGGGCACCGGGCACTGCTCTGCCGGCCCCCCTCACCTCTTCAtactgagcagctccaggggctgccgGGCCGCCAGGCGCTCGAACTCGTTCCGCATGATCTCGGTCTGTGGAGAAGGCAGCGGTGAGGGACAGGGGCGACACAAGCGGGGTATGGTGGGGAGGACGGGGACAGGACACAAACGGTAACGGGGGAGAGACACAGGAGGGGTGCGGGGTGGGGAGGGGTACGGCGGTGGGCACGGGGGAAGGACGGGGACAGGCAGGGTCTGTCCCAGCCAGGTTACGGGGTGGGGACAAGCGGGTTATGGGGGCACGAGAGCCCGGTCGGGGTACGGGGAGGCACCGGGCCgggctctggagctgccaggcCGCCTCAGCTCACCTCGAAGGCGCTGTAGTCGTGCGCGGGCAGGTAGCTCAGGTAGTTCTTGGTCGGCCGGTACCGCCGCGTCTCCTCCTCCACCAGCGCCGCGGCCTAACGCACACGGGGCGTCAGGCAGGCAGGCGGGCAGCCCGCCCGTcgccccggcccctccccgccgccgccccggccccgcacgCACCGCCTCCCGCACGCCCGGCGCCTCGTAGCCCTGGTCGAAATAGGGCAGCGCGTCCACCACAACATCCCCGGCCACCAGCCCCGGGCCCGACATCTTGGCCGCGGCCGCGCGCACTGCGCGTGCGCACTCACGTCACGCCCCCGTGGGACGGCAGCCGGCTCGGCCCAAGCCCCGCCCCCAGTGATCAAACCCCgcccctccccggcccgcccTCAgcccaggccccgcccccccggTTTGACTCCAGCCCCGGTTCCGCCGCTCCGGGAGCGCTTCCAGGCCTGCCCCGCCCCTACCGGTGCGATTCCGACCCTggccctgcccctccctgcccggTCCCGCCTCTCCCGGAGCGACTCGAGCtctggccccgcccctccctgcccggtCCCGCCCCTCCCGCCAGGCCACGCCCCCTTAAGGAACTGAGACACGTGAAGGGTCGGATCGATGAGCTGTTATTGATCCATGGGACTGGTTATCGGTCTGAGGACCTGGTTATCGATCCATGAGCTATTATCAGTCTATGGAACTTGTTATTGATCCATGGAACCCGTTATCGATCCACGGGCTGTTATCAGTCCATGGAACTCGTCGTTGATCCAGGAGCTGTTATCGATCCATGGGCTGTTATCGATCCATGGAACTGGTTATTGATCCATGGGCTGTTACGGATCCCTGGGCCGTTATGGATGCCCGTGCCGGTTGTTCCCGCAGCACACccggagcccccagcccagcccggccccccCGGGGCCCAGCTCAGTCTGTCCTGGTCGGGGTCTGTGGTTCCCCCTCCGCCGCTGTCCCGCAGCAGCGCCCGGTCACTTCTTCTGGAGGAATTTCATTTTACTGcctgcagagaaaaaacagcATTAGGAGCTTTAGGcgagggtgggcaggccctggcacagggcacccagagcagctggggccgcccctggatccctggaagtgcccagggccaggctggacagggtttggagtagcctgggacagtgggaggtgtccctgccatggcagaactggtcccttcccacccaagtCATTGTGGGATTCTGTGAGCTGCAGACACTCCAGGACTCATCAGACTGAGGAGCTTAAGGTGGAAAGCCACACATGGCCACCTCTGCCAGCAGACACAACTTCTGTCCCCTGGGCATGTCCTCAACCAGGACCAAACCTAAGGAACAAGCACTCAGAGCAGCAACTCTCACAAAGTTTATCTAAAGATACaaaagcttaaaaagaaaaatcttacaTAGTGTTCAGTGCCCCCTGAAGCAGTAAATGTAAACAAGGGAACATTTTCCTTCACAAAGGAAATGTAAACAAAGGGAAACACTTTGCAGAAGGCAAAGCAGCCTTTCTCTCCTTCATAACAAATTAATTATTCAATAGCtacaattaataaaataaattttaacaaTGAACAAAAGCAAGGGGTGTTCCTTTACCAAGGCTGCGAAGGATTTTGTTCATTCCAGTTCGTTCTGTCTCTGGAATACGCTCCAAATACTCCAAGGCACGGACCTCAAAAAGgcctaaagagaaaaaaaattaaaaattaaatatcacTCACCAAATTAGTTACTCCATCTTTTAGCATGTGGCATCATGATTAACAAGGCCACAAAAGGAAATCCTATATGTAGTGTGTGTAAGCTGCAGGatgaaggagaaaggagagatatgaagaaattcttcataaactgaattattttgagTAATTACAAGGGCACAGGGCATGTGAcattctcactaaccaatctagtcCAAGacacaaatcctacagcatttacatacagcctataagaatcactacatcACCACACTGTGttccattttaaaccctaaaaactcctctttgggcccttctgccaggccagcagggtctgctctgccccttggagctgcctgcaagcacAGGGTGCTGTTCCATccaaaggggattaccttcagccagccacaccattgttttccaggtgttcagtaactgaggcatctcaaagctgctttcatttcaatctcaccTATAGCttccatattctcaaaatcttttgctaggcaatcatatttataaggttttcctgtttcatcttccccaacagcAGGAAAGCCCTGGGAGAgagctgtctctctctgttcagaggatatgTGATTACCAcatctagcctctgttctaggtgAGGCTTTGTAGCAGGCCCAGGTCCTGCAATGCCTCCGTGGCATTCAGGAATTCCAGGTCATGGTGACTGGGCTAGAAGCTCTTCTCTTCTGTCTTTGGACCCCTGCTAATCTCTCTGTAACCCTATGGGTCACTTTCCTTTGACCCTTCCTACtggacaatttctgatcccCCTGTACCCTATATAAAGAGCTGGTtttgcccagctcagcagaagagctgtcactgGGAACCTTCACAGAAGAATCAATAAAGACACTCCTGTGGAACCTcacacagccttctcctctctctccctgtgtcTGCCTGCCTGGGCACCCAGCGAGCTGAGAGCTGAAATGACAATGTGCAGTGGGGAGACACTCTCTTGTgccctgagggtgctgagggcagctaGGCCAGTCACCTTTGCAGCAGAAGAGACACTAGAGCCATGGCAGAAGATAAAAGGGCCAACTCTAAGCAGGGGTTAATCCAAGGTTCTATTCTAGGAGTCCTGAAGGAGCTCCTACACCTCAGGGGGctcctgctgagagccccaGGAGATGTGCCAAGGTTACATTTAAAGGGAGGTGGAAACCAAAAGCAGATAGCATTTACTGACCAATAAGTGACCCTGAGGGATGGGTACTGGGGGACAGACATTTAGGAGGGGTTGACCCCTGGCCTCTGGCTAATCACTCGACGTCCTGGACCGAAACTTCTAGATAGAAGGGATGGGATGCTGAGTGATTGACTGAGAGccagggtggggatttggggatgatctCAGCAAAGGAAAGGGATTACACAGGTAAAGGGAGGGGGGTACAATCTGGAATAAACCATTTGGGAAAAACACGGGGATACAAAACCAAACTCTTACAAAGTATTACAAACTATAAAAACACACTACAACGACAATGAGCTGATAATCACTAAAGAGCTGGTATCACTTAAGCTTGCTAAGGTTGCCTGTGGCTGAGAACTGCTTGGGAGCTTGGACAGCCTGTCCCGGACAGGACTGTGCCATCCAGGaccctgcagcctgctggggacaccccgaACCCAGCAAAAGCCACAAGAAGGCTTCACAAGGCACCACCTTTGGCCAGGCTCTTGCTGAGCTCGCGGTCCTGGATGAAGCCGGCGAACATCTGGGTCTCCATGAAGCAGTGCAGGAAGTGGCGCACGGTGCGCGAGCCGTGGCTCTTGCGGAAGGGCTCGCGCTGGAACACGCGCTGGCCCTGCTCCGTCACGCTCATGTGCAGCGAGTAGTGCCCCACGATCTCCACGAAGAACTGCACAAAAGCCTCCGAGACCAGGGAGTTCAGGCTCgtggcacctgcagggaggaCATGTGGCACTTCGGTCATTCCTCTCTGTCCCAcattgcaaggcaagatggcAAGATGGATTCTGTTTGCAATCTGCATGGCAGTTGTGTTCTGTTGTCTtctttccttatctcttccacacccactcctccctcagggagacatctgctgataacaggccatggaatgtccctgcatggctgataagagctacagcatcccattgggagatgtgagcccagggggaggagccaagcattcccaCCCGGATATAAtgtggagattctggaacaccagcacggcttctgcactggatttcccagaggagaacagcagctgcctctgcccctggatcttcagaggcagactgcacctttctccaggatccctgctccagcagaaccacccctggcactgcaggagggctgagccagaattccaatgggactgctgccagcaccctgacccacagggtgtcaggtgtGTTCTGACTCTGAGGGTTGTTtttagtttactgcattgtttattttatctttttattttcttccctcttaaagaactgttattcctgctcccatatttttttgcctgagagcccttaatttaaaatttatagcaatggTTGGGGGCGGGGGgtcattttctccattttaggggaggctcctgccttccttagccgactcctgtctttcaaaccaagacattcTCTAtcagtttctctgggtctggattgaaggcacttgagaggATAGCTCAtgttcacactcaggtgtttattgtTTCTATCAATGTTACAGTCTCACAGCCTGAGTTCTGCAGTCTCActagcaaggcacaaaatggccaactgtctcttgttccaaggtcttttaaggctgAATTATCCAaataagaaatgacacctaaattattttcccttttaacccaataactgatcccaaagaacCCGCAGtgtggacttttctgtccaattacaaaacaccacccaaacccatggagaaggaggaagaaggtaAACAAGAACAACCtgcctctgccctaaaacctccatcttgcttcatatttgtttctatattctaaaaccccaaactctaaGATTTCCACTCTGTGACATGACACACTTCTAaccaactccacacccacaatcccagtgctatttatcaattttggaagccttctccacagcctcaggtcaaatgcagtgctctCTGGGGAGTCTGTGCCTTTCAgaacagaaagtttaaaattctcagcatccagggctCCAACACTAGATAAGCTTTCCCATAAATTggtctgagggagctggagagaaagaattaaaacaatctGCAGGTTGTGTTTTGTAATGAGTTGTTTTCCTCATAAGATGTTTACCAaaagggtggtttcttaattagGCAATAGTgatgtattttaattaaaggaCCAATCAGGTTCACCTGTAGCAAACTGGAGTATAAAAAGGAATGGGTTTTTAATAAAGTGATTATTAGCCTTCTGACCTAGAGTCTGTGGCCCTTATTACCCTTCCTGACTCAATGGTGACACTCTCcaaaagctgataggccaagaaacaCTTAGAGTgtattgtaattaggaaatGTTAACTTCTGATTGTGCTGGTGTGAATTCTAACATCTGTACtgtctcacccttctcatgacactgaaaatggaattaaagtgtttaaaacacctctcagctgccccatctctgggtcagaaatGAGCATAATTTGACCCTCTCCTAAAGGAGGAGTGGCTTTTTTAGAGAGCTCAGTCACTTTTTGTACTGGCTGTCACAGACTAGGAGATTGCAGGGGATTGATATCAAACAAGTCTCAGCTCAAATATTCAATCTCCCAATATCAACTTTCTGCTGCAGTTAGGACAGGTTTGGTTCCAAAGCTTTTCCAGAATTTAAAACAtccataatttcattttccctgTCAAACATCTGGTGTGTAATGAGCTGTCAGCTTTTAACAGGCTATGTTTAATTCTCTTCAAGAATTAGGCAAACTACAGAAGACAAActctctgaaaaacaaaatttgttTTTAGGGAATTATATAATTTGCTGGTGCCATTCTCCCAAGCCACCCAGAGCTTTTTAAGTTTCTCACACTTCCTTATCTGATGAATCATGTATAAAGCAGTTCAACTTTGAAAATGATCAGCCAGATTAccctttaaaatacagaaattttctACATTCTCTGAGAAAAACATTGTCTCTGCCACttagaaaaatagaataaaaaattcaaagcaCAAAGGAACTGATGCTGCTGGCCCAAAGGAAACTACAGTTC
This region of Haemorhous mexicanus isolate bHaeMex1 chromosome 25, bHaeMex1.pri, whole genome shotgun sequence genomic DNA includes:
- the BCAS2 gene encoding pre-mRNA-splicing factor SPF27; the encoded protein is MSGPGLVAGDVVVDALPYFDQGYEAPGVREAAAALVEEETRRYRPTKNYLSYLPAHDYSAFETEIMRNEFERLAARQPLELLSMKRYELPAPSSGQKNDITAWQECVNNSMAQLEHQAVRIENLELMSQHGCNAWKVYNEHLVHMIEQAQKELQKLRKNIQDLNWQRKNMQLTAGAKLREMESTWVSLVSKNYEIERTIVQLENEISQIKQQHGEANKENIQQDFQ